In Staphylococcus lloydii, the following proteins share a genomic window:
- a CDS encoding DUF4064 domain-containing protein, giving the protein MIKRTGEKVLTWIGIVVQFLLVIGLAITSLFMGNSSFKSEVTTSIQENNPSATSSDVTNMTGMLKSFVSTGIVISIIVLILAIIAALLIKKKAKLAGVILLILGIVSLLFNWISAILWIIAGIMLLVRKPKPTDDSHGPDGREDDIHNANESDEKGHDGDKGSNKKATGAAVGGAAAGAAATGAVAASPKEDKDDVQERNDEHNQSDKSQTDHNNRQQSGYVTNNKGNDKDSVGQRREDERHGEQRNNNVTDNRGNDKDVYSNDRREEGNSQDVNNNDRTTTDGRNDETYNASTSIDDRQQEPNEQARDTEFNDNDTNSSANNYSADESQDIKNIDVIDNKDSDNDSAYAYRHVGENQHESSYSTSNDNLQNNNTSNDSVDDRQQTTSDNYKGHDTNVSSNNYRGGERTQNVTNAGVTDNKGNDKDFSSAQQNDNTSSTVQSNDDTNGNYHSGETDSQGVHEDINDSFHQSGERPERTSSQGDKVDASTQHDTESQQSSSSFVTNSKDSDNDFGNTSNNEGRNNANQQFSNQGDQDVHEDMTNSFEQAGGSEQSSTSQYQYDDSHSQEDKVDASTQHDTESQQSGPSNVTENKGNDKDISNRDSRETRDNSNLRSNVENTTDVNSKERRVDDQQKSAFDDEGSTNQEENYNNNLFKNRVNKNKDDVEKDTDSEDYRF; this is encoded by the coding sequence ATGATTAAAAGAACTGGTGAAAAAGTATTAACCTGGATAGGTATTGTAGTACAATTTCTACTCGTTATTGGACTAGCAATTACATCTTTATTCATGGGTAACTCAAGCTTTAAAAGTGAAGTAACGACAAGTATTCAAGAAAACAATCCTTCTGCAACATCGTCCGACGTGACGAATATGACAGGTATGTTGAAAAGTTTTGTATCAACGGGCATTGTCATTAGCATTATTGTATTAATTTTAGCGATTATCGCTGCATTACTAATTAAAAAGAAAGCTAAATTAGCAGGCGTAATCTTATTAATTTTAGGTATTGTATCACTATTATTTAACTGGATTAGTGCAATTTTATGGATTATCGCTGGTATTATGTTATTAGTAAGAAAACCTAAACCTACTGATGATTCACATGGTCCAGATGGTCGAGAAGACGATATTCATAACGCAAACGAATCTGACGAAAAAGGTCATGATGGTGATAAAGGTTCTAATAAAAAAGCAACAGGCGCAGCGGTTGGTGGAGCTGCAGCAGGTGCAGCAGCGACTGGTGCCGTTGCAGCCTCTCCAAAAGAAGATAAAGATGATGTACAAGAAAGAAATGACGAACATAATCAGAGCGATAAATCACAAACAGATCATAACAATCGCCAACAAAGTGGTTATGTTACGAATAACAAAGGTAATGACAAAGATAGTGTTGGACAAAGACGTGAAGACGAACGTCATGGAGAACAACGTAACAATAATGTAACTGACAACAGAGGTAACGACAAAGATGTTTATTCAAATGACCGTCGTGAAGAAGGTAACAGTCAAGATGTAAACAACAATGATAGAACTACAACTGACGGTAGAAATGATGAAACATACAATGCAAGTACAAGCATTGATGATCGTCAGCAAGAGCCAAATGAACAAGCACGTGACACAGAATTTAATGACAATGATACGAACTCAAGCGCAAATAATTATAGCGCAGACGAAAGCCAAGATATTAAAAATATCGACGTAATAGATAACAAAGATAGCGATAACGATTCAGCTTATGCTTATCGTCATGTAGGTGAAAATCAACACGAATCATCTTACAGCACGAGTAATGATAATCTACAAAATAATAATACGAGTAATGACAGCGTTGATGATCGCCAACAAACAACAAGTGATAATTATAAAGGACATGATACAAATGTGAGTTCTAATAATTATCGTGGTGGCGAACGTACGCAAAACGTTACAAATGCTGGTGTAACTGATAACAAAGGCAATGACAAAGATTTTAGTTCAGCACAACAAAATGATAATACTTCATCAACTGTTCAAAGTAATGATGATACTAATGGAAATTATCATTCAGGCGAAACAGATAGCCAAGGTGTGCATGAAGATATTAATGATAGCTTCCATCAATCTGGTGAACGTCCTGAACGTACTTCAAGTCAAGGCGACAAAGTGGATGCAAGCACACAACATGATACAGAAAGTCAGCAATCTTCATCTAGTTTCGTAACAAATAGTAAAGACAGTGATAACGATTTTGGTAACACTAGCAATAACGAAGGAAGAAACAATGCTAATCAACAGTTTAGCAACCAAGGTGACCAAGACGTACATGAAGATATGACGAATAGCTTTGAACAAGCTGGTGGAAGTGAGCAATCATCAACAAGTCAATATCAATATGACGACAGCCACAGTCAAGAAGATAAAGTGGATGCAAGTACGCAACATGATACAGAAAGCCAACAATCTGGACCAAGCAACGTAACAGAGAATAAAGGCAATGACAAAGATATTAGTAATCGTGATAGCCGTGAAACACGAGACAATTCCAATTTACGTAGCAATGTAGAGAATACGACAGACGTAAATTCAAAAGAACGTCGCGTAGACGATCAACAAAAATCAGCTTTCGATGATGAAGGCTCGACTAATCAAGAAGAAAACTATAATAATAACTTATTCAAAAATCGTGTGAATAAAAACAAAGACGATGTTGAAAAAGATACAGATTCTGAAGATTATAGATTTTAA
- a CDS encoding YbaN family protein, with translation MRILLICLGFFFTILGFLGAILPLLPTTPFILLAVLCFARSSPKFHDWLVATKIYQEYVHNFKKYRGYTLKQKFKMLISLYIVVGFSIIMVDIILIRIGLGIMLVIQTLVLFLIVKTLPANYE, from the coding sequence ATGAGAATATTATTAATTTGTTTAGGTTTCTTTTTTACTATTTTAGGTTTTTTAGGTGCCATTTTACCTTTATTACCAACTACCCCATTTATCTTACTTGCCGTATTATGCTTTGCTAGAAGCTCACCAAAATTTCATGACTGGCTCGTTGCCACCAAAATTTATCAAGAATACGTGCATAATTTCAAAAAATATCGGGGTTATACACTCAAACAAAAATTTAAAATGTTAATCAGTTTATATATCGTAGTCGGTTTTTCAATTATTATGGTAGACATTATTTTAATAAGAATAGGACTTGGCATCATGCTGGTCATACAAACTCTTGTCTTATTTTTAATAGTAAAGACATTGCCGGCAAATTACGAATAA
- a CDS encoding VOC family protein, which produces MNIIGHHHISMYTKDAQANRDFYVNVLGLRLVEKSVNQDDPSMYHLFFGDEIGTEGTLLSFFEIPNIGQNRPGTNSIYRLSLLVPSLEALQFFKKRLEHANITTTTMTYVGRPALLFKDIDDLEIMLVVNDDYKVPNKWRNNSYTDVPVDYQILGLGPVELRLRDKTPTLNFLTDDLGYKVRNNLSTAETVVTLDEDGLYTDFVIIEQQGERVKPGRGYVHHIAVNTPNDADLTAVYDKINTLPRNNSGIINRFFFKSLYYRQNSIMYEFATAKPGFTVDTTIEDLGKHLNLPEFLEDRRAEIEENLHDL; this is translated from the coding sequence ATGAACATTATTGGCCACCATCATATTTCTATGTATACAAAAGATGCACAAGCAAATAGAGATTTTTATGTAAATGTATTAGGTTTACGTTTAGTAGAAAAATCAGTCAATCAAGACGACCCTTCGATGTATCATTTATTCTTTGGAGATGAAATAGGTACGGAAGGCACGTTATTAAGTTTCTTTGAAATTCCTAATATCGGCCAAAATCGACCTGGTACAAATTCTATTTATCGCCTATCATTGCTCGTACCAAGTTTAGAGGCATTACAATTTTTCAAAAAGCGTTTAGAACACGCTAACATTACAACGACAACAATGACTTATGTAGGTCGACCTGCATTATTATTTAAAGACATCGACGATTTAGAAATTATGTTAGTCGTCAATGACGATTATAAAGTTCCTAACAAATGGCGCAACAATAGCTATACCGACGTGCCAGTCGACTATCAGATTCTTGGTTTAGGCCCTGTCGAACTTAGATTACGTGATAAAACACCTACGCTCAACTTTTTAACTGATGACTTAGGTTATAAAGTTAGAAATAATTTAAGTACAGCAGAAACTGTTGTAACTTTAGACGAAGATGGCTTATATACGGACTTTGTTATTATTGAACAACAAGGAGAGAGAGTTAAACCGGGACGAGGATACGTACACCATATCGCTGTAAATACGCCTAACGACGCTGATCTCACAGCAGTTTATGACAAAATTAATACGCTACCACGCAATAATTCAGGTATTATCAATAGATTTTTCTTTAAATCATTATATTATCGTCAAAATTCAATCATGTATGAATTCGCGACTGCAAAGCCTGGTTTCACAGTAGATACTACTATAGAAGATTTGGGTAAACATTTAAATTTACCAGAATTTCTTGAAGATAGAAGAGCAGAAATCGAAGAAAACTTGCATGACTTATAA
- a CDS encoding peptide-methionine (S)-S-oxide reductase has protein sequence MEVIYLAGGCLWGVQAFVKTLPGVVDTEAGRANGQTQSLTSDYDGYVECVKTTFDPHVVSATELIAYLFEIIDPYSINQQGEDVGPKYRTGVYSDDEQHLQIAKAFIAQREDRDRIAVEVLPLANYIPSVEEHQDRLDKYPNDYCHIPATLMEKYKQ, from the coding sequence ATGGAAGTTATCTATTTGGCAGGCGGATGTTTGTGGGGTGTCCAAGCATTTGTTAAAACATTGCCAGGCGTTGTCGACACTGAAGCGGGTAGAGCAAATGGACAAACGCAATCATTAACGAGTGATTATGATGGTTATGTAGAATGTGTAAAAACGACGTTTGATCCTCATGTTGTATCGGCAACTGAGTTAATAGCATACTTATTTGAAATTATTGATCCATATAGTATCAACCAACAAGGGGAAGACGTTGGCCCAAAATATCGCACAGGTGTATATAGTGATGATGAACAACATTTACAAATTGCTAAGGCATTTATTGCACAGCGTGAAGATAGGGACCGAATTGCAGTAGAAGTTTTACCGCTGGCGAATTATATTCCGAGCGTAGAGGAACATCAAGATAGGCTAGATAAATATCCCAATGATTATTGTCATATTCCTGCCACATTAATGGAAAAATATAAACAATAA
- a CDS encoding histidine phosphatase family protein — protein MTEVCLVRHGETDWNKAGKLQGRTDVPLNETGKLQAQACGNILQQQSWDVIISSPLSRAKDTAEIINTYLNIPLRVMPEFIERGFGGAEGLTEQERREKFPNKYSNNTESADALNQRLTDGLKTISNDYPNQKVLIVTHGAAIHQILDIYDTDNKHKRDARLANGGLSNIYFHEAKWHIKDTNQIAHLTD, from the coding sequence ATGACTGAAGTATGTTTAGTCAGACATGGAGAGACAGATTGGAATAAGGCGGGTAAATTACAAGGGCGTACTGATGTCCCATTAAATGAAACAGGTAAATTACAAGCCCAAGCATGCGGCAATATATTACAACAACAATCGTGGGACGTTATCATTTCAAGTCCTTTATCTCGTGCCAAAGATACAGCAGAAATTATTAATACATATTTAAATATACCTTTACGTGTTATGCCAGAATTTATAGAACGTGGTTTTGGAGGTGCAGAAGGATTAACAGAGCAAGAACGTCGTGAAAAGTTCCCTAATAAATATAGCAATAATACGGAATCTGCTGACGCACTAAACCAGCGTCTTACAGATGGTTTAAAAACAATTAGTAACGATTATCCAAATCAAAAAGTTTTAATCGTAACGCATGGCGCTGCTATTCATCAAATTTTAGATATATATGATACTGACAATAAGCACAAGCGTGACGCTAGGCTAGCAAATGGTGGTTTGAGTAATATTTATTTTCATGAAGCTAAGTGGCATATTAAAGACACAAATCAAATCGCTCATTTAACCGATTAA
- a CDS encoding class I SAM-dependent methyltransferase: protein MKWNSELYDDKHSFVAKYGEGIASFLNVQNGDNILDLGCGTGDLTAKIAQKGATVTGLDASPEMITQAQKKFPDIHFEVADASRLSDVQQYDAIFSNAVLHWTFEHLKIFENCYNALTDNGRFIAEFGAYHNIKRVSDAIEDAIHNLGYTYRPDYFPWNFRQDEDIKNDLLKVGFEDVTVESFDRPTPLEGEDGLVNWLVMFSDNLLKDFTDKEKQNVYQECSRLLRDDLYEAGQWTVDYRRVRIFAYK, encoded by the coding sequence GTGAAATGGAATTCTGAATTATACGATGATAAACATAGTTTTGTAGCAAAATATGGGGAAGGTATTGCTTCATTTTTAAATGTACAAAATGGAGATAATATACTCGATTTAGGCTGTGGCACGGGAGATTTAACTGCTAAGATTGCACAGAAAGGTGCTACGGTAACTGGTCTCGATGCTTCTCCTGAAATGATAACTCAAGCACAGAAAAAGTTTCCTGATATACACTTTGAAGTTGCAGATGCATCAAGGTTATCTGACGTACAACAATATGATGCGATATTTTCAAATGCTGTACTTCATTGGACGTTTGAACATTTAAAGATATTTGAAAATTGTTATAACGCATTAACAGATAATGGAAGGTTTATAGCTGAATTTGGCGCTTATCATAATATTAAAAGGGTATCAGACGCGATTGAAGATGCGATTCATAATTTAGGTTATACATATCGACCAGATTATTTCCCGTGGAATTTTAGACAAGATGAAGATATTAAAAATGATTTACTTAAAGTAGGATTTGAAGACGTTACTGTAGAAAGCTTTGATCGCCCGACACCGTTGGAAGGTGAAGATGGACTCGTCAATTGGTTAGTGATGTTTAGTGATAATTTACTTAAAGATTTTACAGATAAAGAGAAACAAAATGTCTATCAAGAATGTTCGAGGTTATTACGAGATGATTTATATGAAGCGGGACAATGGACCGTTGATTATAGAAGAGTTCGTATCTTTGCATATAAATAA
- a CDS encoding AEC family transporter gives MFVFILLQVILPILILIVVGALIQIKFVFDLKQLSTLITYCLMPAAVFINIIDIKVNMNVMMHIIFYLIIYTIILMLLGNGLAKSLKLDKPQGAALKNSISLMNSGNYGLPVSQLVFAHNPIGVSIQIFILIFQNLLTYSYGLYNLLSATTTLRGIIISLLRLPIFHALILGIVFQVFNIPLPEFVHIPLKELSDAFVAVALLLLGAQLAKIRLRFLHRVITWSLIGRLIIGPLLSLAIIYILKIDGVVAQSLFVASSFPTSRNTSTIAMEYDVEPELHAQVVLYSTLLSVITVTTVIYLSRIMF, from the coding sequence ATGTTTGTTTTTATTTTATTACAAGTTATTTTACCAATTTTAATATTGATTGTTGTGGGGGCTTTAATTCAAATAAAATTCGTTTTTGATTTAAAACAACTTTCTACTTTAATTACTTATTGTTTAATGCCAGCGGCAGTTTTCATCAATATTATTGATATAAAAGTAAACATGAATGTTATGATGCATATTATTTTCTATTTAATAATTTATACAATCATTTTAATGTTGTTAGGAAATGGGCTTGCAAAGTCACTAAAGTTGGATAAACCTCAAGGTGCAGCTTTAAAAAACAGTATTTCTTTAATGAACTCAGGAAATTATGGATTGCCTGTCAGCCAACTCGTATTCGCACACAACCCAATCGGAGTCTCTATACAAATATTCATTCTTATTTTCCAAAATCTATTAACTTATTCTTATGGACTTTATAATTTACTTTCTGCAACAACAACTTTACGTGGGATTATTATTTCACTGTTAAGATTACCTATTTTTCATGCACTTATTTTAGGCATTGTTTTTCAAGTCTTCAATATTCCATTACCTGAATTTGTCCATATTCCTTTAAAAGAATTATCTGATGCTTTTGTTGCAGTTGCGCTACTATTATTAGGGGCACAACTAGCTAAAATACGTTTGCGTTTCTTACATCGAGTTATTACGTGGTCGTTAATTGGCCGTTTGATTATTGGTCCTTTACTTTCACTAGCTATCATTTACATCTTGAAAATTGACGGTGTCGTAGCACAATCACTATTCGTTGCTAGTTCCTTCCCTACTTCTAGAAACACCTCTACGATTGCAATGGAATATGATGTAGAACCAGAATTACATGCACAAGTCGTACTCTATTCCACATTACTAAGTGTCATTACAGTAACTACTGTCATCTATCTCTCAAGAATCATGTTTTAA
- a CDS encoding CHAP domain-containing protein, whose amino-acid sequence MKKIATATIATAGIATLGMAHQHADAAENNGQGGYNPNDPSSYSYSYNIDQQGNYHYKWQGNWSPNQAQQGQQNQQAQQGQAGQQNNQGQQNYNYNYGTNNQTQSYTANNAGGKGASYSTSDKNVKVQTQSAPQSNDDSTAFSGKTSGGGNAYDAGQCTYYVYDKVGGKIGSDWGNANNWANKAAQSGYTVDNTPKSGSILQTSQGAYGHVAYVDSVSSDGSVKVSEMNYGKGPGVVTSRTISASEASSYNYIK is encoded by the coding sequence ATGAAAAAGATCGCTACAGCTACAATAGCAACAGCAGGTATCGCAACTTTAGGAATGGCACATCAACATGCTGACGCAGCAGAAAATAATGGACAAGGTGGATACAACCCTAACGATCCATCATCTTACAGCTATTCATATAATATAGACCAACAAGGTAACTATCATTACAAATGGCAAGGTAATTGGAGTCCAAACCAAGCACAACAAGGACAACAAAATCAACAAGCGCAACAAGGACAAGCTGGACAACAAAACAACCAAGGTCAACAAAACTATAACTACAACTACGGTACAAATAACCAAACACAATCTTACACAGCTAATAATGCTGGCGGAAAAGGTGCATCTTATAGCACTTCAGACAAAAACGTAAAAGTACAAACACAAAGTGCGCCTCAATCAAATGATGATTCAACAGCATTTTCTGGTAAAACATCAGGCGGTGGCAATGCATATGATGCAGGACAATGTACTTACTACGTTTACGATAAAGTAGGTGGAAAAATCGGTTCTGACTGGGGTAACGCTAATAATTGGGCAAACAAAGCTGCTCAATCTGGTTACACAGTAGATAACACGCCTAAATCAGGTTCAATCCTACAAACTTCACAAGGTGCTTACGGCCATGTTGCATACGTAGATAGCGTAAGCAGTGACGGTTCAGTAAAAGTATCAGAAATGAACTATGGTAAAGGACCTGGCGTTGTAACTTCACGTACAATTTCTGCAAGTGAAGCAAGTTCATACAACTACATCAAATAA
- a CDS encoding SMP-30/gluconolactonase/LRE family protein, which translates to MSEQNLPALTYTGASKSAVPIINESELQTITAEPWVKISDEGLQLEGLCFDRAHNLFLCEVFGGKVFRVDLPEKQVSTVFQSTKTNPAAVKIHKDGKLYVCYLGDFESSGGIYAVDDTGNNFEDIINDITTEYCIDDLVFDSKGGFYFTDFRGYSTNPLGGVYYVSPDHQTITPVIQNISVANGVALSTDESVLWVTETNANRLHRIELLEDGVSIAPFGASIPYYFTGHEGPDSCCIDSDDNLYVAMYGQGRVLVFNKRGYPIGQILMPNRDEGHMLRSTHPAFIPGTDQLIICANDIEAGGDSWLFTARGFAKGHNSYQFQ; encoded by the coding sequence TTGTCAGAACAAAATTTACCTGCACTAACTTATACAGGTGCGTCTAAATCTGCAGTACCAATTATTAACGAAAGTGAATTGCAAACTATTACAGCTGAGCCATGGGTTAAAATTTCAGATGAAGGCTTACAATTAGAAGGATTATGTTTCGATAGAGCACATAATTTATTTCTATGTGAAGTTTTTGGCGGCAAAGTATTTCGCGTAGACTTACCAGAAAAACAAGTTTCTACTGTTTTCCAATCCACTAAAACCAATCCTGCTGCAGTAAAAATCCACAAAGATGGCAAACTCTACGTATGTTATTTAGGTGATTTTGAAAGTAGCGGTGGTATCTATGCAGTGGATGATACAGGCAATAACTTTGAAGATATTATTAATGATATTACAACGGAGTATTGCATAGACGACCTTGTATTTGATAGTAAAGGCGGCTTTTACTTCACAGACTTTAGAGGGTACTCCACTAACCCACTAGGTGGCGTCTATTACGTTTCACCAGACCACCAAACAATTACCCCTGTAATTCAAAATATATCAGTAGCGAATGGTGTAGCGTTGAGTACTGACGAATCAGTTTTATGGGTCACTGAAACAAATGCCAATCGTTTACATCGTATTGAGTTACTTGAAGATGGTGTATCTATTGCACCATTTGGCGCTTCTATTCCTTACTATTTCACAGGACATGAAGGTCCAGATTCTTGTTGCATCGATAGTGATGATAACCTTTATGTCGCTATGTATGGCCAAGGCAGAGTATTGGTGTTTAACAAACGTGGTTATCCAATTGGACAAATTTTAATGCCTAACAGAGACGAAGGGCATATGCTTAGATCGACACATCCAGCTTTTATCCCTGGCACAGATCAACTGATTATATGTGCTAACGATATTGAAGCAGGTGGTGATTCTTGGTTATTTACTGCACGCGGTTTCGCTAAAGGACATAACAGTTATCAATTTCAATAA
- a CDS encoding YfcC family protein codes for MKKKFNMPNTFVILFVILIIVWLLSFIIPSGEFKTTGSNHTVVPGSFKYINGGFVNVMDLFMSIPKGLIDTSDLVFLVLIMGGAVAVIEKQGTFNSAVQKLVDKTGGNIYLLIVVIGITFGLIHAFGVSANAVIAFIPLGVILARKLNLDAIAGVAIVYLSYYVGAVAPIFDPIALGIAQTIAKLPIFSGTMLRVYMFIVFMIVTLLYVIHYVRKISKDPSKSIMGKQRFQKEVVDEEVEARSNFTTAHKIIIILFFMTIFVFVYGSLQLGWGVNQLSALFLMDGILTAIVARQTPNEFIETFMTGAKNILFGALIIGVARSITILMQDAKILDTLVNGLFIPLSHLTPMLGAIAMFIFNVLFNLIVPSGSGQAAVVMPLMTPLADVLHITRQTAVIAFKLGDGITNMITPVSGTLMAILAVGGVPFAKWVRFAFPLVIIWSIIAIIFVIIAVLINYGPA; via the coding sequence ATGAAAAAGAAGTTTAATATGCCGAATACGTTTGTAATATTATTCGTTATTCTCATAATAGTTTGGCTATTGAGTTTTATAATTCCATCTGGTGAATTTAAAACAACTGGGAGTAATCATACAGTGGTTCCAGGTAGTTTTAAATATATTAATGGTGGATTTGTTAATGTCATGGATTTGTTTATGTCAATTCCGAAAGGACTAATTGATACTTCTGATTTAGTGTTTTTAGTATTAATTATGGGTGGGGCAGTAGCAGTTATTGAAAAACAAGGTACTTTTAATTCAGCGGTTCAAAAACTCGTAGATAAAACCGGTGGCAATATATATTTATTAATTGTTGTAATTGGTATTACTTTTGGTTTAATTCATGCGTTTGGTGTTAGTGCCAATGCAGTTATTGCTTTTATTCCATTAGGTGTTATTTTGGCACGCAAGTTGAATCTTGATGCGATAGCCGGTGTAGCTATCGTATATTTAAGTTATTATGTTGGTGCGGTTGCACCGATATTCGATCCGATTGCATTAGGTATTGCACAAACGATAGCTAAGTTGCCGATATTCTCTGGAACAATGTTGCGTGTATATATGTTTATTGTATTTATGATTGTGACATTGTTGTATGTTATACATTATGTAAGAAAGATATCTAAAGATCCAAGCAAGAGTATTATGGGTAAACAACGTTTCCAAAAAGAGGTTGTCGATGAAGAGGTAGAAGCGCGTTCAAACTTCACAACGGCGCATAAAATAATAATCATATTATTTTTTATGACTATATTCGTATTTGTTTATGGTTCTCTACAATTAGGATGGGGCGTAAATCAATTGTCAGCATTATTTTTAATGGATGGTATTTTAACGGCAATTGTTGCACGCCAAACGCCGAATGAATTTATAGAAACATTTATGACTGGTGCGAAAAATATATTGTTTGGTGCGCTGATTATAGGTGTGGCTAGATCTATTACTATATTGATGCAAGACGCAAAGATTTTAGACACATTAGTTAATGGACTTTTTATCCCGTTAAGTCATTTAACACCGATGTTAGGTGCAATTGCGATGTTTATTTTTAACGTATTATTCAATTTGATCGTACCTTCTGGTAGTGGTCAAGCAGCAGTGGTTATGCCTTTAATGACACCATTGGCAGACGTGTTACATATCACAAGACAAACAGCAGTTATCGCTTTCAAATTAGGTGACGGTATTACGAATATGATTACGCCAGTGTCTGGTACATTAATGGCTATATTAGCAGTGGGTGGCGTACCATTTGCAAAATGGGTAAGATTTGCTTTTCCATTAGTAATTATTTGGTCAATTATTGCAATTATCTTTGTCATTATAGCAGTATTGATTAATTATGGACCGGCATAA
- a CDS encoding succinylglutamate desuccinylase/aspartoacylase family protein — translation METVTYQDPSLSTYDIYEFGNGEGTEVVITAGIHGVEQTAIYVARLFVKYFEDHGANGKVKIIPVCNQAAYFNRTRTSPYDQLDLNRIFPGDANGTQSMQLAHSIWQDTRGADYIIDLHCCGQHGSTYVMSLYSQFEHQSALVKLLGFPDVVHSGGARGQLFLEACEAGQQALLVELKGGQPDGMIDFDAADKCFKQLLNFFKYTGNIATTDIDKIVKAHPVRFHERMTTLKAEHHGLFVPYVNAGVHYEHGTILGKLNNENITAPFDCYIAAINYPRYCFSGERMVRIAKTKD, via the coding sequence ATGGAAACTGTAACGTATCAAGACCCTAGTTTATCAACATACGATATATATGAATTTGGCAATGGCGAAGGAACTGAAGTCGTTATTACAGCAGGTATTCATGGAGTAGAACAAACTGCGATTTATGTGGCGCGCCTATTTGTTAAATATTTTGAAGACCATGGCGCGAACGGTAAAGTTAAGATTATTCCAGTATGTAATCAAGCAGCGTATTTTAATCGTACGCGAACGTCGCCATATGACCAATTAGATTTAAACCGTATCTTTCCTGGGGATGCAAATGGAACACAATCAATGCAATTAGCGCACAGTATTTGGCAAGATACACGAGGCGCTGACTATATTATCGACTTACATTGTTGTGGTCAGCATGGTTCTACGTATGTGATGTCCCTCTATAGTCAATTTGAACATCAGTCTGCTTTAGTAAAATTATTAGGTTTTCCTGATGTGGTACATTCTGGTGGTGCGAGAGGTCAATTGTTTTTAGAAGCATGTGAAGCGGGTCAACAAGCTCTATTAGTTGAGTTGAAGGGTGGTCAGCCTGACGGTATGATCGATTTTGATGCAGCAGATAAATGTTTTAAGCAATTATTAAATTTCTTCAAGTATACTGGCAATATCGCAACTACTGATATTGATAAAATTGTAAAAGCACATCCTGTACGTTTTCACGAACGTATGACAACTTTAAAAGCTGAACACCATGGGTTATTTGTACCTTATGTTAATGCGGGAGTACATTATGAACATGGTACAATTCTTGGTAAACTTAATAATGAAAATATAACAGCACCATTTGATTGCTATATCGCAGCAATCAATTATCCAAGATATTGTTTTTCTGGGGAAAGAATGGTGCGTATAGCAAAAACTAAAGACTGA